The following DNA comes from Occultella kanbiaonis.
GCGGCTGCCCGAGAGCGGTGCTGGGCCGACGCCGGTCTCGCCCGCCCAGTGCCTGGTGAGCTCCTCCAGCTGGGTGTCGAAGACCCTCCCGCGCTCGCGGAAGTCCAGGCCCGACGCGGTGTAGTCGTCCTCGCGGCCGCCGACCGCCATGCCGAGGACGAGCCGCCCGCCGGAGAGGTGGTCGAGGGTCAGGGTCTGCTTGGCGAGCAGCGCGGTGTTCGCGTGCAGCGGCGCCAGGAGGATGTCGGTGGTGAGCCGGATCCGCTCGGTGACGGCGGCTGCCGCGGCGAGGGAGACGAGCTCCTCGTAGTTGGAGTAGGTCAGTCGCCCGATCGTCCCGAGGGAGGAGAAGCCGGCGTCCTCGGCGCGGCGGGCCCAGTCCACGATCCCCGCACGGCTGACCCCCGGCACCGTATTCGGCAGTCCGATTCCGATTTCCATCAGCCACTCCTCACGTCGTTGTTCCCCGTGCCAGATCCGGCGTGAGGGCCAACCGGCGCACCGACCGAGCGATTCCGGCGGTCGGCGCGCGTTCGCCCTGGGCGAAACGGCCCTCGGGCCCAGCATGGCGCCATCGCTCCGGGGTCGCACGCGCCGGGGTGGGAGGCAGATGGCAGTCCGTACGTGGTATCCGAGACCCGATGGTTATGATGGGAACGGCCCAGCACGTCGTTGGCATGGATAACCGGCGTCTCGGCTGTTGCCCCAACCATGCGCATAATCGGCTGATCCTCCCGTCCGGCGGGTGGCAGGCTCAACGAGGAGCGTGGGAGATGGATCCCATTCAGGTGACCGTCAACGGTGAGGTGCGGGCCGGAGGTGCGGCAGGCCCGCACACGAGTCTGCTGGACTGGCTGCGTGGTGAGGGCTTCACCGGCGCCAAGGAGGGCTGCGCCGAGGGGGAGTGCGGCGCGTGCGCCGTGATCGTGGCCCGGCCGGAGCCCGACGGCACGACCCGATGGGTCTCGGTGAACTCGTGCCTGCCGCCTGCCCTGGCGTTCGACGGCCAGGAGGTCGTCACCTCGGAGGGCCTCGGCCGTGCCCCCGGCGCGTGCGCGATCGCGGACCTGCACCCCGTGCAGAAGGAGATGGCCGAGCGCGGCGGGTCCCAGTGCGGGTACTGCACCCCCGGATTCGTCTGCTCGATGGCGGCCGAGTACTACCGGCCCGACCGCACCCCCGCCCAGGGTGACGGTCCCGAGCAGACCGGACCGGCCGCCGTCGGGCCGGAGCATGCGGCCGACCACGAGCACGGCCCGAACGGCTTCGACCTGCACGCGATGAGCGGCAACCTGTGCCGCTGCACCGGCTACCGGCCGATCAAGGACGCCGCCTACGCGCTCGGCCGGCCCGAGGCGACCGACACGCTCGCGCGCCGTCGCGAGGAGCCGGCCCCCGCGGCCCGACCCACCCGGGTGGTCACCGACGCCGGGGAGTTCGTTCGCCCGGCCAGTCTCGCCGAACTCTTCGACCGGCTCGCCGGCGCGCCGGACGCGGTCCTCGTCGCCGGCGCCACCGACGCCGGCGTGGAGCGCAACATCCGCCACCTGCGCCCGCCGCTGACGCTCGCGATCGACCGCCTCGAGGAACTGCGCGGGCTGCACGTCAGCCCCGACCACATCGAGCTGGGCGCCGCCCTGACCCTCACCGAGATCGAGACCCGGCTCGCCGGGAGCGTCCCGCTGCTCGCGGACCTGTTTCCGCAGTTCGCGTCCCGGCTGATCCGCAACGGCGCCACCCTCGGCGGCAACCTCGGCACCGGCTCCCCGATCGGGGACGCCCCACCGGTGCTGCTCGCCCTCGACGCGACCGTGCTGCTTGCCTCCGCAGCCGGTGCGCGCGAGGTGCCGCTCGCGGACTACTTCACCGGCTACCGGGAGAGCGTGCGCGGCCCGGGCGAGATCATCCGGGCCGTGCGGATCCCGTTGCCGCTGGCGCCGCGGACCGCGTTCTACAAGATCGCCAAGCGGCGCTTCGACGACATCTCGTCCGTCGCCGTCGCGGTCGCCGCCACGCTCGACGGCGGATCCGTCGCCCGGGTGCGCATCGGCCTGGGTGGCGTGGCCGCCACCCCGATCCGTGCCCGCGCCACCGAGGACGCGCTCACCGGACGGCCCTGGACCGCCGACGTCGCCCGCGAGGCGGCCGCCGTCATGGCCGCGGAGGGCACGCCGCTCGACGACCACCGCGCCAGCGCCCGCTACCGCGCTGCCATGCTGGAGCAGACGCTGCTGAAGTTCTACGAGGAGAACCACGACGCTCCCGCCCTGGAGGTGACCCGATGACCACCCTCTCGCAGCGCCCGGCGAACCCCGTCGTCGGCCTCACGGTCTCGCACGAGAGCGCCGAGCTGCACGTCACCGGCGCGGCCCTGTACACCGACGATCTCGTCTCGAGGATGGCCGGGACGCTGCACGCCTGGCCGGTGCAGGCCCCGCACGCGCACGCCCTCGTCACCGGGCTGCGCGCCGACCCCGCGCTCGGTGTGCCCGGGGTGGTCCGGGTGCTCACCGCCGCGGACGTGCCCGGTGTCAACGATGCCGGCGTCAAGCACGACGAGCCGCTGTTCCCCGACGAGGTCCGCTACTACGGCCACGCCGTCTGCTGGGTCCTCGGGGAGAGCCTCGAGGCCGCGCGGCTGGGCGCCGAGGCCGTCGAGGTCGACTACGAGCCGCTGCCCTCGATCCTCACCCTCACCGAGGCGATCGAGGCCGGGTCGTTCCAGGGCGCCCAGCCAACGGTCAGCCGCGGCGACGCCGAAGCCGGCCTGGCCCGCGCCACGCACCGGTTCTCCGGCGAGTTCGAGTTCGGCGGCCAGGAGCACTTCTACCTGGAGACCCACGCCGCGCTCGCGCACGTGGACGAGGGTGGCCAGGTGTTCGCGCAGTCCAGCACCCAGCACCCCTCCGAGACGCAGGAGATCATCGCCCACGTCCTCGGCCTGCACAACCACGAGGTGACGGTGCAGTGCCTGCGGATGGGCGGCGGCTTCGGCGGCAAGGAGATGCAGCCGCACGGCCTCGCCGCGATCGCGTCGCTCGGCGCCGTGCTCACCGGCCGCCCGGTGCGGCTGCGGCTGAACCGCACCCAGGACCTGACCATGACCGGCAAGCGGCACCCGTTCCACGCCGTCTGGGAGGTCGGCTTCGACGACGACGGCATGATCCAGGGCCTGCGCGCCACCCTCACCGCCGACGGCGGCTGGAGCCTCGACCTGTCCGAGCCGGTGCTGGCCCGGGCGCTGTGCCACATCGACAACGCCTACTACGTGCCGGACATCGAGGCGCACGGCCGCATCGCGAAGACGAACAAGACGTCGCAGACGGCGTTCCGCGGCTTCGGCGGCCCGCAGGGCATGCTCGTCCTCGAGGACATCCTCGGCCGGGTCGCGCCCGCGCTCGGCATCGACCCCACCGAACTGCGCCGGCGCAACCTCTACCAGCCCGGCCAGGCCACCCCCTACGGCATGCCGGTCCGCCACGCGGAGCGCCTGACCCAGATCACCGACGAACTGAGCGAGCGCGGCGAACTGCAGCGCCGCCGTCGGGCGGTCGAGGCGTTCAACGCCGAGCACGCCCACACCAAACGCGGCATCGCGATGACGCCGGTGAAGTTCGGCATCTCGTTCAACCTCACCGCGTTCAACCAGGCCGGCGCCCTCGTGCACGTGTACAAGGACGGGTCGGTCCTGATCAACCACGGCGGCACCGAGATGGGGCAGGGCCTGCACACCAAGATGCGCCAGGTCGCCGCGACCGCCCTCGGCGTCCCGCTGAGCCACATCCGGCTGGCGCCGACCCGCACGGACAAGGTCCCGAACACCTCCGCCACCGCCGCCAGCTCCGGCGCGGACCTGAACGGCGGCGCCGTGAAGAACGCCTGCGAGCAGATCCGGGAGCGGCTGGAGCAGGTGGCGGCCCGCACGCTGAACCTGCACCCGAGCGACGTGCGGATCTCCGGCGGCGTGGTCACGGGCCTGGGCACCCAGGACACGATCGCCTGGGCGGACCTGGTCCGCGCCGCCTACTTCCAGCGCATCCAGCTCTTCGCTGCCGGGTACTACCGCACCGAGGGCCTGCACTGGGACGCGAGCCGGATGCAGGGCGAGCCGTTCAAGTACTTCGCCTACGGCGCGGCCATCTCCGAGGTCGAGGTGGACGGGTTCACCGGCGCCTACCGGTTCCTGCGCACGGACATCGTCCACGACGTCGGTGACAGCCTCTCCCCGCTCGTGGACATCGGACAGATCGAGGGTGGCTTCGTGCAGGGCGCCGGGTGGCTGACCCTGGAGGAACTTCGCTGGGACACCTCGGACAAGCCGAGCCGAGGCCGCCTGGCCACCCAGGCCGCGAGCACCTACAAGCTGCCGTCGTTCTCGGAGATGCCCGAGGTGCTGAACGTGCACCTGTTCGAGCGTGCCACCGAGGACGGCGCGGTGTACGGCTCCAAGGCCGTCGGCGAGCCGCCGCTGATGCTCGCGTTCAGCGTCCGGGAGGCGCTGCGCGCCGCGGTCGGCGCGTTCGGGCCGGCCGCTCACATGGTCGAGCTGGGCTGCCCGTCCACCCCGGAGGCGGTCTACTGGGCGGTCGACGCCGCCCGTCTGGCCGGGCGAGAGGCGGGCGACGGCGGAGCACCGGCCCGTAGCGTGGCTCCCGTCGGGAGCGGCAACGGTACGGCCGGAAACGGGTCCCTCGAGCGCGAGCTCGCCGAGCACCTGGCGCCTCGTGGCGTCACGGAGTGAGTGATGGACTGGCTGGGCGCCGTCCAACGGTTGCGGAGCGAGGGGCGACCAGCGGTCCTGGTGACCGTCACGTCCGTGCGCGGCCACGCCCCGCGTGAGGCGGGCGCGAAGATGGTGGTCTCCGCCGACGGCAGCTGGGGCAGCATCGGCGGCGGGAACCTGGAGGAGACCGCCATCGAGCAGGCCCGGGTCCTGATCGCGGCCGGCACTCTCGCACCGTTGACCCTGGCGGCGGCCCTCAATGAGCACGTGACCAACAAGCACGGTCAGCAGTGCTGCGGCGGGGTGGTGGACGTGCTCCTCGAGCCGCTGCCGGCCCGGCCCGTGGTGGCCGTGTTCGGTATCGGGCACGTCGGGCTGGAACTCGGACGGATCCTGTCCCGGCTCCCGCTCGTGGTGCACCTCGCGGACAGCCGGTCGGCGCAGATCGCCGCCGCGACTGCCCTCGGGCTGGACGACGGACCCGCCGACGTCCACCTGACCCACGCCCCGATCCCGGAGACGCTGATGAGCGCACTGCCGGCCGGAGCGCACGTGCTGATCATGTCCCACGACCACGCCGAGGACATGGTGCTCTGCGATGCCGCACTGCGCCGCGGCGACCTCGGCTCGATCGGCCTGATCGGTTCGTCCGCGAAGTGGCAGCGGTTCCGCAAGCGGCTGCGCGAGGCGGGCCACACGGATGCCGCGATCGGGACGGTCACCTGCCCGATCGGGTTGCCGGGCCTGCACGGCAAGGAGCCGGCCGTCATCGCGATCAGCGCCGCCGCCGCGCTGCTCGAGACCTTGCAGCGCGAACCGGGTGCCGGACTTCATGCCGCCGACGTGAGCGCGGCGCTCACGCCCGTGCACTGATCAAAAATGGGC
Coding sequences within:
- a CDS encoding LLM class flavin-dependent oxidoreductase, coding for MEIGIGLPNTVPGVSRAGIVDWARRAEDAGFSSLGTIGRLTYSNYEELVSLAAAAAVTERIRLTTDILLAPLHANTALLAKQTLTLDHLSGGRLVLGMAVGGREDDYTASGLDFRERGRVFDTQLEELTRHWAGETGVGPAPLSGSRPQVLVGGGGARAIQRAVRYGDGLTIGGAPPDAVAQALPALTTAWQDAGREGKPRVVALSYYALGPNAQQQARNDLGHYYGFLGDYAEMIINGAAKDADTVRAYVEGFTAAGADELILFPTAADPAQVDLLAEALPQLGG
- a CDS encoding xanthine dehydrogenase small subunit, yielding MDPIQVTVNGEVRAGGAAGPHTSLLDWLRGEGFTGAKEGCAEGECGACAVIVARPEPDGTTRWVSVNSCLPPALAFDGQEVVTSEGLGRAPGACAIADLHPVQKEMAERGGSQCGYCTPGFVCSMAAEYYRPDRTPAQGDGPEQTGPAAVGPEHAADHEHGPNGFDLHAMSGNLCRCTGYRPIKDAAYALGRPEATDTLARRREEPAPAARPTRVVTDAGEFVRPASLAELFDRLAGAPDAVLVAGATDAGVERNIRHLRPPLTLAIDRLEELRGLHVSPDHIELGAALTLTEIETRLAGSVPLLADLFPQFASRLIRNGATLGGNLGTGSPIGDAPPVLLALDATVLLASAAGAREVPLADYFTGYRESVRGPGEIIRAVRIPLPLAPRTAFYKIAKRRFDDISSVAVAVAATLDGGSVARVRIGLGGVAATPIRARATEDALTGRPWTADVAREAAAVMAAEGTPLDDHRASARYRAAMLEQTLLKFYEENHDAPALEVTR
- the xdhB gene encoding xanthine dehydrogenase molybdopterin binding subunit, with the protein product MTTLSQRPANPVVGLTVSHESAELHVTGAALYTDDLVSRMAGTLHAWPVQAPHAHALVTGLRADPALGVPGVVRVLTAADVPGVNDAGVKHDEPLFPDEVRYYGHAVCWVLGESLEAARLGAEAVEVDYEPLPSILTLTEAIEAGSFQGAQPTVSRGDAEAGLARATHRFSGEFEFGGQEHFYLETHAALAHVDEGGQVFAQSSTQHPSETQEIIAHVLGLHNHEVTVQCLRMGGGFGGKEMQPHGLAAIASLGAVLTGRPVRLRLNRTQDLTMTGKRHPFHAVWEVGFDDDGMIQGLRATLTADGGWSLDLSEPVLARALCHIDNAYYVPDIEAHGRIAKTNKTSQTAFRGFGGPQGMLVLEDILGRVAPALGIDPTELRRRNLYQPGQATPYGMPVRHAERLTQITDELSERGELQRRRRAVEAFNAEHAHTKRGIAMTPVKFGISFNLTAFNQAGALVHVYKDGSVLINHGGTEMGQGLHTKMRQVAATALGVPLSHIRLAPTRTDKVPNTSATAASSGADLNGGAVKNACEQIRERLEQVAARTLNLHPSDVRISGGVVTGLGTQDTIAWADLVRAAYFQRIQLFAAGYYRTEGLHWDASRMQGEPFKYFAYGAAISEVEVDGFTGAYRFLRTDIVHDVGDSLSPLVDIGQIEGGFVQGAGWLTLEELRWDTSDKPSRGRLATQAASTYKLPSFSEMPEVLNVHLFERATEDGAVYGSKAVGEPPLMLAFSVREALRAAVGAFGPAAHMVELGCPSTPEAVYWAVDAARLAGREAGDGGAPARSVAPVGSGNGTAGNGSLERELAEHLAPRGVTE
- the xdhC gene encoding xanthine dehydrogenase accessory protein XdhC, with protein sequence MDWLGAVQRLRSEGRPAVLVTVTSVRGHAPREAGAKMVVSADGSWGSIGGGNLEETAIEQARVLIAAGTLAPLTLAAALNEHVTNKHGQQCCGGVVDVLLEPLPARPVVAVFGIGHVGLELGRILSRLPLVVHLADSRSAQIAAATALGLDDGPADVHLTHAPIPETLMSALPAGAHVLIMSHDHAEDMVLCDAALRRGDLGSIGLIGSSAKWQRFRKRLREAGHTDAAIGTVTCPIGLPGLHGKEPAVIAISAAAALLETLQREPGAGLHAADVSAALTPVH